Proteins found in one Sphingobacteriales bacterium genomic segment:
- a CDS encoding lamin tail domain-containing protein, producing the protein MNKFLKDFLKLLTIICIVATNQLLTAQVVINEVQPDPGNGESGTGEFIELYCPPGVPCDVGCHIIATDDNNILTIPAGTIIPAGGYLVLGNSTNFTGGVSNNGLSQTAGDFNGWTAAGAGSNVVFVNLATCNCVSSSTSAVAYDNGTSFITNGDGQRIVFFDPTGAIVDAVSYCSQAGANLNASTSLCTPGNYENDPDGCGLLLGSTTSGGLCTQDGSPLGGTQPEGLAYTYGTCGGFPISDVGGTCTPPVGGINLPAIGDAAYEYVNVCITGCNSSISRQTDGSTTWIDDNSPTPGRANDLGAATATVALVSSCVNFVPPVIPIFDYDIQHHENDNPVINVTVCQNTPINFAFTGEMLNFMDINNGVANTATSSSGGNTTVNQSGATAAANVTLNPAPTVSIPDANGVRTVTDTVQTSNTTVGTYTLTFAMRESTKGNNSSSGGECYYRYTVNVTVAAEPAAPVAAISSPACWSGSGTVSVPFAVTSLTAGDEIRWYDAATGGTLLGTSTTTATTLTITPDGTCPQTATVYASVARPGCCESVTRTAVTTDIYVQPSFSLTETATPTCADNTSTIGFNTFPTACSAYEYSYSIGGTSYGVGGTAPTSFASVTSGTIMSSVAPSTPIYVRLRVSASAACVADQTLTTSVAAAGCCVPPAYTAVPSCAGADQDEFYIIVSGLTASETYDVNITGAAAEAGTVGTGGSGINDIGNTGATTYTFGPFVNDLSGTQVVSIEITDQANAACPVTTEVVPVLCGYTQGCSCDAPQILAQFAPLTVNSGTINNTTYVYVLVDDNTGNVAVVNNTGLFTSIISPNPYTVYAFNVLNADLAAFLADAGIQVGSPYATPATSCVGPCASQSYNCNCCNPSAGTQSTASCTSICSDTGTGSVASTINVAVDFGAALPAANYAYVWYVVAADGTIEAVISSANYNSAIPANFNDDLSIPAGLTAGSYCIQGLNYDPADADLAVNPLPALNDNINTYLATLTENDAVATAAGVVCGDINVSACTAFTVLDPIVITAVASCTGAGGVAAADNEYYVAVTAITGGLADYSVSIGAATQTFSGSTLYFGPYVHSGTGLGTQTVTVTDANAVAPCTACTAQVEVVEALCPLAENSCDCTASPNSGTIIAQSTPGTFNSNGYTQVYILVENDGTYNGSALAVGAIIDANHTGLFTGLENGDYEIYALNVLDSELASLESALLGAGTFLAVDGDVSDNAAIADVIAKTAPFDIYCYIASAPAPYAVACNCCVADAGDLEPTTPTTAPFEICEGSDLLDDAAASAAFGAVYTQIDEITPIPAADYEYAYILADSLGEILQYNLSGDFDYSLLPAGTYDIFGLSYNIVLNTPASVLSYLSSIDGAADPADNDIQEIVDADNDNSSDDVSNGTVAISPTPATVGLLCLDLDEANTTAVKVQVIILPLPIANPVTLVLCDDGDGTVDFTLADAENPAASTNQGDGDSTLGEIAQDEVDNGVSGLTVTYHATQADADADLNAITTEVVSVGVDETIYARVETADGCYAIAPVTLTVNPLPVVMADTLILCDNNGDGSAAFDLTSAVVTSTVGAVITYHATQADADAGANDLSSPYTSSGTTLYVRVEDALSACYNTTTLLLQIAPDLTANAVTLTLCDTDTNTGNTLNFDLTAAEDATAVSNTSATDVDNGVSGLTVTYHLTQADADADINAINPTNPFAGANGQILYARVEDASVLRYGYGYFSNKSIACIDRTNTELCVDANPYNLTSLASAMTASAGIFVYEVGGVAVADATSYTAADGDVVDVTFTDAATGCVNTTTITFTVNPLPVLTAQTPELCVDANPYNLTSLASAMTASTGIFVYEVGGVAVADATSYTAADGDVVDVTFTDAATGCVNTTTITFTVNPLPVLTAQTPELCVDANPYNLTSLAGSMTASAGIFVYEVGGVAVADATSYTAADGDVVDVTFTDAATGCVNTTTITFTVNPLPVLTAQTPELCVDANPYNLTSLASAMAASTGIFVYEVGGVAVADATSYTAADGDVVDVTFTDAATGCVNTTTITFTVNPLPVLTAQTPELCVDANPYNLTSLASAMTASAGIFVYEVGGVAVADATSYTAADGDVIDVTFTDAATGCVNTTTITFTVNPLPIVNAVLLEQCDNDTNPTNSISFNLNAAEDAGNSLNVNGIDVDNSGDATTGGLTVSYHTVADADNNVNALNPTNPYMGLDDVVLYVRIADANGCYTTSTVTLNVLPLPILTAQTPELCVDANPYNLTSLASAMTASAGIFVYEVGGVAVADATSYTAADGDVVDVTFTDAATGCVNTTTITFTVNPLPVLTAQTPELCVDANPYNLTSLASAMTASAGIFVYEVGGVAVADATSYTAADGDVVDVTFTDAATGCVNTTTITFTVNPLPVLTAQTPSYV; encoded by the coding sequence ATGAATAAATTTTTAAAAGATTTCTTAAAATTATTAACGATTATCTGTATTGTAGCAACGAATCAGTTGCTTACGGCACAGGTAGTTATTAATGAAGTTCAACCTGATCCTGGCAATGGAGAATCTGGGACAGGTGAATTTATTGAATTGTATTGCCCTCCGGGGGTACCTTGTGATGTAGGTTGCCATATTATCGCTACAGATGATAATAATATACTCACTATACCTGCTGGAACTATTATTCCGGCGGGCGGGTATTTAGTGCTGGGAAATTCTACCAATTTTACAGGGGGCGTTAGTAATAATGGTCTTTCCCAAACAGCCGGAGACTTTAACGGCTGGACCGCCGCAGGTGCAGGCTCTAATGTAGTATTTGTTAATTTAGCAACTTGTAATTGTGTGTCGAGTAGTACCTCTGCTGTTGCCTATGATAATGGAACAAGTTTTATTACAAATGGAGATGGACAACGCATTGTATTCTTTGACCCTACGGGTGCAATTGTAGATGCGGTATCCTACTGTTCTCAAGCGGGTGCTAATTTGAATGCCTCAACTTCATTATGTACGCCCGGTAATTATGAAAATGATCCTGATGGTTGTGGACTCTTGTTAGGTAGCACAACTTCGGGAGGTTTGTGTACACAAGATGGTTCTCCTCTAGGAGGTACTCAACCTGAAGGATTAGCTTATACCTATGGTACTTGTGGGGGATTTCCTATATCAGATGTTGGAGGTACTTGTACGCCGCCTGTAGGAGGTATTAATTTACCTGCCATTGGTGACGCAGCTTATGAATATGTCAATGTTTGTATAACAGGGTGTAATTCCAGTATCTCACGGCAAACAGACGGCTCCACAACATGGATAGATGATAATAGCCCAACTCCGGGCAGAGCCAATGATTTAGGTGCAGCAACAGCAACCGTGGCTCTTGTATCTTCCTGTGTCAATTTTGTTCCTCCTGTTATTCCGATATTTGATTACGATATTCAACACCATGAAAATGATAATCCTGTTATTAATGTTACAGTATGTCAGAATACGCCTATAAACTTTGCTTTTACGGGTGAGATGCTGAATTTTATGGATATTAATAATGGTGTTGCAAATACCGCAACATCTAGTTCTGGAGGAAATACAACCGTTAATCAAAGCGGTGCTACTGCTGCTGCTAATGTTACATTAAATCCAGCCCCAACAGTAAGTATCCCTGATGCTAACGGTGTTCGCACTGTTACTGATACGGTACAAACATCAAATACTACGGTAGGTACTTATACGCTTACTTTTGCGATGCGCGAATCTACCAAAGGTAATAATAGCTCAAGTGGAGGCGAATGTTATTATCGCTATACAGTGAATGTAACAGTAGCTGCCGAACCTGCTGCTCCGGTAGCAGCAATATCATCTCCGGCTTGTTGGAGTGGTAGCGGCACTGTTTCTGTTCCTTTTGCTGTGACATCTTTAACAGCCGGTGATGAAATACGTTGGTATGATGCGGCTACAGGAGGTACTTTATTGGGTACTTCCACTACTACTGCTACCACACTCACTATTACACCTGATGGTACTTGCCCACAAACAGCTACGGTGTATGCTTCCGTAGCACGTCCGGGTTGTTGCGAATCCGTTACACGCACTGCTGTTACAACAGATATATATGTGCAGCCTTCTTTTTCTTTGACAGAAACGGCTACGCCTACTTGTGCCGATAATACTTCTACTATTGGATTCAATACGTTTCCTACCGCTTGTTCAGCTTATGAATATAGTTATAGTATTGGCGGAACATCTTATGGGGTGGGTGGAACAGCACCTACTTCTTTTGCAAGTGTTACTTCTGGTACAATAATGTCAAGTGTTGCACCTTCAACACCTATCTATGTTCGTTTGAGGGTAAGTGCTTCTGCTGCTTGTGTGGCAGATCAAACTCTTACAACAAGTGTGGCGGCAGCAGGTTGTTGTGTGCCTCCCGCCTACACCGCAGTACCTTCTTGTGCAGGTGCTGATCAAGATGAATTTTATATCATAGTAAGCGGCTTAACTGCTTCTGAAACCTATGATGTAAATATTACTGGTGCAGCAGCCGAGGCCGGAACTGTGGGTACTGGTGGTTCGGGTATCAATGATATCGGCAATACAGGAGCAACTACCTATACTTTTGGTCCTTTTGTAAATGACCTGAGCGGTACGCAGGTGGTGAGTATAGAAATTACTGACCAAGCCAATGCAGCTTGTCCGGTGACAACGGAAGTAGTACCTGTATTGTGTGGATACACGCAGGGTTGCTCTTGCGATGCCCCTCAAATATTGGCACAATTTGCTCCGCTTACTGTTAATAGTGGCACTATCAATAATACTACTTATGTATATGTACTGGTAGATGATAATACAGGAAATGTGGCGGTAGTCAATAATACAGGTTTATTTACAAGTATTATTTCGCCTAATCCATACACAGTTTATGCTTTTAATGTGTTGAATGCTGATTTGGCAGCTTTTCTGGCAGATGCCGGAATTCAGGTAGGTTCGCCTTATGCTACACCTGCTACTTCTTGTGTAGGTCCTTGTGCGAGTCAATCCTATAATTGCAATTGCTGTAATCCGAGTGCAGGTACACAAAGTACGGCAAGTTGTACTTCTATATGTTCCGATACAGGAACCGGAAGTGTAGCTTCTACCATCAATGTAGCCGTAGATTTTGGTGCTGCTTTGCCGGCTGCCAACTATGCTTATGTATGGTATGTGGTGGCAGCAGACGGCACAATAGAAGCAGTTATTTCTTCTGCTAACTACAACTCGGCAATACCTGCCAATTTTAATGATGATTTATCAATTCCTGCCGGCTTAACAGCAGGTAGTTATTGTATTCAGGGCTTAAATTATGATCCTGCTGATGCTGATTTGGCTGTTAATCCTTTACCTGCCTTAAATGATAATATCAATACTTATTTGGCAACGCTCACGGAAAATGATGCAGTAGCAACGGCAGCGGGTGTTGTATGCGGTGATATAAATGTAAGTGCTTGTACAGCATTTACTGTTTTAGACCCGATTGTTATTACAGCAGTAGCATCTTGTACAGGAGCAGGTGGTGTAGCCGCCGCCGATAATGAATATTATGTGGCTGTTACAGCTATCACAGGTGGTTTGGCTGATTATAGCGTTTCTATTGGAGCGGCTACTCAAACTTTTAGCGGTAGTACTTTATATTTCGGTCCTTATGTGCATAGTGGAACAGGATTGGGTACTCAAACCGTAACAGTAACCGATGCCAACGCTGTTGCTCCTTGTACTGCTTGTACTGCACAAGTGGAGGTAGTAGAAGCCTTGTGTCCTTTAGCCGAAAACTCCTGCGATTGTACAGCCTCTCCCAATTCGGGAACTATTATCGCACAATCTACACCGGGTACATTTAACAGCAACGGCTATACACAGGTATATATATTGGTAGAAAATGACGGCACTTACAACGGTTCTGCTTTGGCTGTAGGTGCTATTATTGATGCCAATCATACCGGCTTGTTTACAGGTTTAGAGAATGGAGATTATGAAATATACGCTTTAAATGTATTGGATAGTGAGTTGGCGAGTTTAGAAAGTGCTTTATTGGGAGCCGGAACATTTTTGGCAGTAGATGGAGATGTAAGTGATAATGCTGCTATTGCAGATGTAATAGCAAAAACTGCTCCTTTTGACATCTATTGCTACATCGCTTCTGCCCCTGCTCCTTATGCGGTAGCTTGTAATTGTTGTGTTGCCGATGCCGGTGATTTAGAGCCGACAACACCAACTACTGCACCGTTTGAAATTTGTGAGGGTAGCGACTTATTGGACGATGCTGCTGCTTCGGCAGCGTTTGGTGCAGTTTATACGCAAATAGACGAAATTACACCTATTCCTGCCGCCGATTACGAATATGCTTATATTTTGGCGGATAGTTTGGGTGAAATTTTACAATATAACCTGAGCGGCGATTTTGATTATTCATTACTGCCTGCGGGTACTTATGATATATTTGGATTATCCTACAATATTGTATTGAATACACCTGCTTCGGTATTATCTTATTTGAGTAGTATTGATGGAGCAGCCGACCCCGCCGATAATGATATTCAGGAAATTGTAGATGCCGATAATGACAACAGCAGCGATGATGTAAGCAATGGAACTGTTGCTATTTCACCTACTCCTGCTACGGTAGGTTTATTGTGTTTGGATTTAGATGAAGCCAATACAACTGCCGTAAAAGTTCAGGTTATTATTCTGCCGCTTCCTATTGCTAATCCGGTTACTTTGGTTTTGTGTGATGATGGAGACGGAACAGTAGATTTTACTTTAGCTGATGCTGAGAATCCTGCTGCAAGCACCAACCAAGGCGATGGTGATTCTACCTTGGGCGAAATAGCACAAGATGAAGTGGATAACGGCGTAAGTGGTTTGACGGTTACTTATCACGCCACACAAGCCGATGCTGATGCTGACCTCAACGCTATTACTACGGAAGTTGTATCAGTGGGTGTAGATGAAACAATTTATGCAAGAGTAGAAACAGCAGATGGTTGTTATGCCATTGCTCCTGTTACTTTAACTGTAAATCCATTGCCTGTTGTAATGGCTGATACTTTAATATTATGCGATAACAATGGAGATGGCAGTGCTGCATTTGATTTAACCAGTGCAGTAGTTACAAGTACGGTTGGAGCGGTTATTACTTATCACGCTACACAGGCAGATGCTGACGCGGGTGCAAATGATTTATCAAGCCCTTATACTTCAAGCGGAACTACCTTATATGTAAGAGTGGAAGATGCATTAAGTGCTTGCTATAACACTACTACCTTATTGTTGCAAATTGCTCCTGATTTAACAGCTAATGCAGTAACCTTAACACTTTGCGATACAGATACAAATACAGGTAATACGTTAAATTTTGATTTAACTGCGGCAGAAGATGCAACAGCAGTGAGCAATACTTCAGCAACAGATGTTGACAACGGCGTAAGTGGCTTAACAGTTACCTATCATTTAACTCAAGCTGATGCAGATGCAGATATTAATGCAATAAACCCTACTAACCCTTTTGCGGGTGCGAATGGTCAAATTTTATATGCACGTGTAGAAGATGCTTCCGTGCTACGGTACGGCTACGGTTACTTTAGTAATAAATCCATTGCCTGTATTGACCGCACAAACACCGAGCTATGTGTAGATGCAAATCCATACAATTTGACGAGTTTGGCAAGTGCGATGACAGCGAGTGCGGGTATTTTTGTATATGAAGTAGGCGGCGTAGCAGTTGCAGATGCCACAAGCTATACAGCCGCCGATGGCGATGTAGTAGATGTGACGTTTACCGATGCAGCGACAGGCTGTGTAAACACAACAACGATTACTTTCACCGTGAACCCATTACCTGTATTGACCGCACAAACACCGGAGCTATGTGTAGATGCAAATCCGTACAATTTGACGAGTTTGGCAAGCGCGATGACAGCGAGTACGGGTATTTTTGTATATGAAGTAGGTGGTGTAGCAGTTGCAGATGCCACGAGCTATACAGCCGCCGATGGCGATGTAGTAGATGTGACGTTTACCGATGCAGCGACAGGCTGTGTAAACACAACAACGATCACTTTCACCGTGAACCCATTACCAGTACTCACCGCACAAACACCGGAGCTATGTGTAGATGCAAATCCATACAATTTGACGAGTTTGGCAGGTTCAATGACAGCGAGTGCGGGTATTTTTGTATATGAAGTAGGTGGTGTAGCGGTTGCAGATGCCACAAGCTATACAGCCGCCGATGGCGATGTAGTAGATGTGACGTTTACCGATGCAGCGACAGGCTGTGTAAACACAACAACGATTACTTTCACCGTGAACCCATTGCCTGTATTGACCGCACAAACACCGGAGCTATGTGTAGATGCAAATCCATACAATTTGACGAGTTTGGCAAGTGCGATGGCAGCGAGTACGGGCATTTTTGTATATGAAGTAGGCGGTGTAGCAGTTGCAGATGCCACAAGCTATACAGCCGCCGATGGCGATGTAGTAGATGTGACGTTTACCGATGCAGCGACAGGCTGTGTAAACACAACAACGATTACTTTCACCGTGAACCCATTGCCTGTATTGACCGCACAAACACCGGAGCTATGTGTAGATGCAAATCCATACAATTTGACGAGTTTGGCAAGCGCGATGACAGCGAGTGCGGGTATTTTTGTATATGAAGTGGGCGGTGTAGCAGTTGCAGATGCCACAAGCTATACAGCCGCCGATGGCGATGTAATAGATGTGACGTTTACCGATGCAGCGACAGGCTGTGTGAACACAACAACGATCACTTTCACCGTGAACCCATTACCGATAGTAAATGCAGTACTATTAGAGCAATGTGATAATGACACGAATCCTACAAACAGTATAAGTTTTAATTTGAATGCGGCAGAAGATGCAGGGAATAGTTTGAATGTAAATGGAATAGATGTTGATAACAGCGGAGATGCAACGACTGGTGGCTTAACGGTAAGTTATCATACTGTAGCTGATGCAGATAATAATGTAAATGCGTTAAACCCCACGAATCCATATATGGGTTTAGATGACGTGGTACTCTATGTAAGAATAGCGGACGCTAATGGATGTTATACAACGAGTACAGTAACATTGAATGTATTACCATTGCCTATATTGACCGCACAAACACCGGAGCTATGTGTAGATGCAAATCCATACAATTTGACGAGTTTGGCAAGTGCGATGACAGCGAGTGCGGGCATTTTTGTATATGAAGTAGGCGGTGTAGCAGTTGCAGATGCCACGAGCTATACAGCCGCCGATGGCGATGTAGTAGATGTGACGTTTACCGATGCAGCGACAGGCTGTGTAAACACAACAACGATTACTTTCACCGTGAACCCATTACCAGTACTCACCGCACAAACACCGGAGCTATGTGTAGATGCAAATCCATACAATTTGACGAGTTTGGCAAGCGCGATGACAGCGAGTGCGGGTATTTTTGTATATGAAGTAGGTGGTGTAGCAGTTGCAGATGCCACGAGCTATACAGCCGCCGATGGCGATGTAGTAGATGTGACGTTTACCGATGCAGCGACAGGCTGTGTAAACACAACAACGATCACTTTCACCGTGAACCCATTACCAGTACTCACCGCACAAACACCGAGCTATGTGTAG